One part of the Sphingobium yanoikuyae genome encodes these proteins:
- a CDS encoding caspase family protein: protein MTLIYQRQVNGPATHALIIGVGAYPDAKMDKFVPGTTPELLKDVRDLPSAAAGAAAFCDWLIGEAALEQPLASIEMLSNGPAPAHSHYDWLGRVPPVQVNDNAPNDPRGNPAVGVPNTANVTAAGTQWLARLNAVAGNVGIVFICGHGVAVTSQPFVLLADLNQNPINPWGAFINMYDLGVGLKQAPNVSAAYLFVDACGEMVTDLYVQNPGVGAKFIRSNPFVGGTEKVTLMAAAASSYFTYEDSPATGGRFTQTLLSALRGKSARNPSGTAQWGAYPIAIHEDLKSIYSLEQRWQRQPFEPVSPMLPTTTAAIVTYPEPPHVTVNVVLDPTQALGIGTVSIRDPQGATLHTCPGTGADSWLQPMRASIYPHFVSASFTNGSGYRDVEQVFCPNRSLYHHLVNVR from the coding sequence ATGACGCTTATCTACCAACGGCAGGTCAATGGTCCGGCAACGCATGCTTTGATCATCGGAGTCGGCGCCTATCCAGACGCCAAGATGGACAAGTTCGTGCCCGGCACCACGCCCGAATTGCTCAAGGACGTGCGCGACCTTCCTAGCGCCGCCGCGGGCGCCGCCGCATTCTGCGACTGGCTGATTGGCGAGGCCGCGCTTGAGCAGCCGCTTGCTTCCATCGAAATGCTGTCTAACGGCCCGGCGCCGGCCCATAGTCACTATGACTGGCTTGGCCGTGTCCCGCCAGTTCAAGTAAACGACAATGCGCCTAATGACCCGCGCGGCAATCCTGCGGTCGGCGTGCCGAACACAGCCAATGTCACTGCTGCCGGCACCCAATGGCTCGCGCGGCTGAATGCCGTAGCTGGAAATGTCGGGATCGTATTCATCTGCGGCCACGGCGTCGCCGTGACCTCGCAACCCTTTGTGCTCCTGGCTGATCTGAATCAGAATCCGATCAATCCGTGGGGAGCATTCATCAACATGTACGACCTAGGGGTCGGCCTCAAGCAGGCACCCAATGTGTCCGCTGCGTATCTTTTCGTCGATGCCTGCGGTGAGATGGTAACGGACTTGTATGTCCAAAACCCTGGCGTCGGTGCGAAGTTCATTCGTTCCAATCCATTTGTCGGGGGCACTGAAAAGGTCACGCTGATGGCGGCGGCCGCGAGCAGCTATTTCACCTATGAAGACAGCCCGGCAACGGGAGGTCGTTTTACGCAAACCTTGTTGAGCGCACTTCGTGGAAAATCCGCGCGCAACCCGTCCGGAACCGCGCAATGGGGAGCCTATCCCATCGCGATTCATGAGGATTTGAAGAGCATCTATTCACTTGAGCAACGTTGGCAGCGGCAACCTTTCGAGCCTGTGTCGCCGATGCTACCGACCACGACTGCGGCGATTGTGACCTATCCTGAACCACCGCACGTGACGGTCAATGTGGTGCTCGACCCGACACAGGCGCTTGGGATCGGGACCGTGAGTATCCGGGACCCGCAAGGCGCAACGTTGCACACTTGTCCTGGGACGGGCGCGGACAGTTGGCTTCAGCCGATGCGCGCGAGCATCTATCCGCATTTCGTCAGCGCGTCGTTCACAAACGGTAGCGGCTATCGCGATGTCGAGCAGGTGTTCTGCCCCAATCGGTCGCTCTATCATCATCTGGTCAATGTCCGATGA